From Strix uralensis isolate ZFMK-TIS-50842 chromosome 1, bStrUra1, whole genome shotgun sequence, a single genomic window includes:
- the TIMM21 gene encoding mitochondrial import inner membrane translocase subunit Tim21: MLPAGLARAGQRVRACLGGGLLAPHGWALLGTGTGTGTRPWPCLRWRPQPALLLRAARQSIGTQAGGLRAEKPGDNSKHVSVQRGRREETLLSAAQKVKEAGRDFTYFIVVLVGIGVTGGLFYVIFKELFSSSSPSKIYGDALEKCRSHPEIIGVFGESIKGYGEATRRGRRQLVSHIEYVKDGLKHMRLKFYIEGSEPGKRGTVHVEVKENPERGKFEFRYIFVDVDTYPRRTIVIEDNR, translated from the exons ATGCTGCCCGCCGGCCTCGCGCGGGCCGGGCAGCGGGTGCGGgcctgcctggggggggggctgctggcgCCCCACGGCTGGGCGCtgctggggacggggacagggacagggacgaGGCCTTGGCCTTGCCTGAGGTGGCGGCCCCAGCCCGCCCTGCTGCTCCGGGCCGCCCGGCAGAGCATCGGGACGCAGGCGGGGGGGCTGAGAGCTGAGAAACCTGGCGATAATAGCAAACATGTGTCCGTGCAGAGGGGCCGGAGAGAGGAAACTCTGCTGTCGGCTGCTCAGAAAG TGAAAGAAGCTGGAAGAGACTTTACCTATTTTATTGTGGTGCTTGTTGGAATTGGTGTtacag GTGGTTTGTTCTATGTGATTTTTAAAGAGCTATTCTCTTCTTCTAGTCCAAGTAAGATCTATGGAGATGCCTTGGAAAAATGCAGATCTCACCCTGAG ATAATTGGTGTTTTTGGTGAATCTATTAAAGGTTATGGGGAGGCAACAAGAAGAGGAAGACGACAGCTTGTCAG TCACATTGAATACGTAAAGGATGGACTGAAACATATGCGTTTGAAGTTCTATATTGAGGGCTCTGAACCAGGGAAACGGGGAACAGTCCATGTGGAAGTCAAAGAG AATCCTGAGAGAGGAAAATTTGAGTTCCGCTACATATTTGTGGATGTTGACACCTATCCTAGAAGAACAATTGTCATAGAAGACAACAGATAG